In one Parageobacillus genomosp. 1 genomic region, the following are encoded:
- a CDS encoding glycine--tRNA ligase, which yields MAATMEEIVAHAKHRGFVFPGSEIYGGLANTWDYGPLGTELKNNIKRAWWKKFVQESPYNVGLDAAILMNPKTWEASGHLGNFNDPMVDCKQCKARHRADKLIENALQEKGIEIVVDGLPFEKMEELIQEHHIVCPECGSHDFTNVRQFNLMFKTYQGVTESSANEIYLRPETAQGIFVNFKNVQRTMRKKLPFGIAQIGKSFRNEITPGNFTFRTREFEQMELEFFCKPGEELQWFDYWKQFCKQWLLSLGMKEENIRLRDHTKEELSHYSNATTDIEYKFPFGWGELWGIASRTDYDLKRHMEYSGEDFHYLDQETNERYVPYCIEPSLGADRVTLAFMIDAYDEEELEDGTTRTVMHLHPALAPYKAAVFPLSKKLSEGARRIYEDLSKYFMVDYDESGSIGKRYRRQDEIGTPFCITYDFDSEQDGMVTVRDRDTMEQVRIPIAELKRFLEEKIQF from the coding sequence ATGGCAGCAACAATGGAAGAAATCGTGGCCCACGCCAAACATCGCGGCTTTGTCTTTCCAGGTTCAGAAATTTACGGCGGTTTGGCGAACACATGGGATTACGGCCCGCTAGGAACGGAATTAAAAAATAATATTAAGCGGGCATGGTGGAAAAAATTTGTCCAGGAATCCCCGTATAACGTCGGCTTGGATGCGGCGATTTTAATGAACCCAAAAACGTGGGAAGCGTCCGGCCATTTAGGCAACTTCAACGACCCAATGGTCGACTGCAAACAGTGCAAAGCGCGCCACCGCGCCGACAAGCTGATTGAAAATGCGCTACAAGAAAAAGGAATCGAAATCGTGGTCGACGGACTTCCGTTTGAGAAAATGGAAGAGCTCATTCAAGAGCATCACATCGTGTGCCCGGAATGCGGCAGCCATGATTTCACGAACGTGCGCCAATTTAACTTAATGTTTAAAACATATCAAGGCGTCACTGAATCGAGCGCCAATGAAATTTATTTGCGTCCGGAAACGGCGCAAGGCATTTTCGTCAACTTCAAAAACGTGCAGCGCACGATGAGAAAGAAGCTTCCATTTGGCATCGCGCAAATCGGCAAAAGCTTCCGCAATGAAATTACGCCGGGCAACTTTACGTTCCGCACCCGCGAATTTGAACAAATGGAGCTCGAGTTTTTCTGCAAGCCTGGTGAAGAGTTGCAATGGTTTGATTACTGGAAACAGTTTTGCAAGCAATGGCTGTTGTCATTAGGGATGAAGGAGGAAAATATCCGCCTCCGCGATCATACGAAGGAAGAGCTGTCGCACTACAGCAACGCGACGACGGATATTGAGTACAAATTCCCGTTCGGCTGGGGCGAGCTGTGGGGCATCGCGTCGCGGACCGATTACGATTTGAAACGGCATATGGAATATTCCGGCGAAGATTTCCATTATCTCGATCAAGAAACGAATGAGCGGTATGTTCCTTACTGCATTGAACCGTCTCTTGGCGCGGACCGTGTCACGCTCGCGTTTATGATTGACGCCTATGACGAAGAGGAGCTCGAAGACGGCACGACGCGGACAGTGATGCATTTGCATCCGGCGCTTGCCCCTTATAAAGCAGCCGTCTTCCCGCTGTCGAAAAAACTATCGGAAGGCGCGCGCCGCATTTATGAAGATCTGTCGAAATATTTCATGGTGGATTATGACGAGTCCGGTTCGATCGGCAAACGCTACCGCCGTCAAGATGAAATCGGCACTCCATTCTGTATCACGTACGACTTTGATTCCGAACAGGACGGCATGGTGACGGTGCGCGACCGCGACACCATGGAACAAGTACGCATCCCGATTGCGGAGCTAAAACGCTTTTTGGAAGAAAAAATACAATTTTAA
- a CDS encoding class I adenylate-forming enzyme family protein — protein MIIEGQLYGRSVKMFADRPSNVYEMLVDSAKKFPTKEALIKDDVRLNYTELKKQVDIVADNFIQKQVKKGDRIALLLGNEIEFVLTVLACAKIGAVFVPLNIKLTANELIYMITNSGAKMLITDSKLVKPLEDWLINSQFIQYCYLIDDHQPLKNMYSFRDELLKETIGSETAYTAPLETEALYIMYTSGTTGLPKGAIGSHINAIHSCLSYKYVLNTDHHVRTLIAVPLFHVTGLIGQLLHVILVGGTVVLMDRYRTEPFIRLINAEKITFLFNVPTIYIMMMSHPLFKSFSYDFVQIVAYGGAPMSKETIKELKAYFPNASMHNAYGATETTSPTTIMPKNYPVEKTSSVGLPVPVADLKIVNEDGTDCGPAEIGELYIKGPMVIKEYWNNQEANLASFSEDGYWKSGDIAYIDQDGFVYIMDRKKDVINRGGEKIYSVEIENILYAHPKILEAAVVGIKDPLFGEEVKAYIVKKPGEELTEEEVIAFARKYLSEFKVPKQVEFIEELPRNPGGKILKNKLIEMSMTNKS, from the coding sequence ATGATTATTGAAGGGCAATTATACGGTCGGAGTGTGAAAATGTTCGCTGACAGACCATCTAATGTATATGAAATGTTGGTCGATTCCGCGAAAAAATTTCCGACAAAAGAAGCGCTTATTAAAGACGATGTGCGATTAAATTATACGGAGTTAAAAAAACAAGTAGATATAGTGGCTGATAACTTCATTCAGAAGCAAGTAAAAAAAGGGGATAGAATCGCGCTATTGCTCGGAAATGAAATAGAATTTGTTCTAACTGTGCTAGCATGTGCTAAAATTGGCGCTGTTTTTGTGCCGCTCAACATAAAGCTTACAGCAAACGAACTGATATATATGATTACAAACTCCGGGGCAAAGATGCTCATAACGGATAGCAAACTTGTCAAACCATTAGAAGACTGGTTGATCAACAGCCAATTTATTCAATACTGCTATTTAATCGATGATCATCAACCGTTAAAAAATATGTACTCGTTTAGAGATGAGCTTCTAAAAGAAACCATTGGATCTGAAACCGCATATACGGCGCCATTAGAAACCGAAGCGCTTTATATCATGTACACTTCGGGAACAACCGGACTGCCAAAAGGAGCTATCGGCAGTCATATTAACGCCATCCACAGCTGTCTGAGCTACAAATATGTTTTAAATACAGATCATCATGTGCGCACCTTAATTGCTGTTCCGCTTTTTCATGTTACAGGACTTATTGGCCAGCTTCTCCATGTCATTTTAGTAGGTGGAACAGTAGTTTTAATGGATCGTTATCGAACGGAACCATTTATTCGATTAATAAATGCTGAAAAGATTACTTTTTTATTTAATGTGCCGACAATCTATATCATGATGATGTCTCATCCATTATTTAAATCTTTCTCTTATGATTTTGTACAAATAGTTGCGTATGGTGGCGCCCCTATGTCCAAGGAAACCATCAAAGAACTAAAAGCCTATTTTCCAAACGCTTCAATGCATAACGCCTATGGTGCTACTGAAACGACCTCACCAACCACTATAATGCCTAAGAATTATCCTGTTGAAAAAACAAGCTCTGTGGGATTACCTGTTCCAGTGGCTGACTTAAAAATCGTCAATGAGGATGGTACTGATTGCGGACCAGCTGAAATTGGCGAACTATATATTAAAGGGCCAATGGTCATTAAAGAATACTGGAATAATCAAGAAGCTAACCTCGCTTCTTTTAGCGAAGACGGCTATTGGAAATCTGGCGATATTGCTTATATTGATCAAGATGGTTTTGTTTATATTATGGATCGGAAAAAAGATGTAATTAATCGCGGCGGTGAGAAAATCTATTCAGTCGAGATTGAAAATATTTTATATGCTCATCCAAAAATTCTTGAGGCCGCAGTGGTAGGGATTAAAGATCCTTTGTTTGGAGAAGAAGTAAAAGCTTATATTGTGAAGAAGCCAGGCGAAGAACTAACTGAAGAAGAAGTGATTGCTTTTGCGCGCAAATACCTTTCTGAATTTAAAGTCCCAAAACAAGTAGAATTCATTGAAGAACTCCCTCGAAATCCTGGAGGGAAAATCTTAAAAAATAAACTGATTGAGATGTCTATGACAAATAAATCATGA
- a CDS encoding short-chain fatty acid transporter, translated as METKVQTNTSINKQENNLISRLALFFAKVSEKWLPDSFVFAVILTVITFLGGIVINEKSPIDMITYWGDGLWGLLAFTAQVITTFVMSYALALTKPVSRILENIASKCKSPNSAILLVTFTSLAASFISWAFGLVVAGIMAKLVAKKVRDVDYRVLVAAGYSGFVIWQGGLSSSAALFVATKDHVFQDQIGIIPTSETIFSALNMSIIAVVFFTLPFIMKLIHPARKEDRFIIDPNLLDDSIEEQDEQTNFANDKLEKSRIITVVGGILGLSYLVMHFAKKGFSLDLNTVNLIFLTLVLLLFGNVRELGKGLIKSSSSVSQIILQYPFYAGIMGMMSTSGLAEWLSNLFTKFSTSATLPLLTFWSAGFLNMFIPSGGGQWVVQAPIAIPAALEMGVDPAKMVMAVAWGEWSNMIQPFWAIPLLAIAGLRIRDIMGFTTITFLYVGIVASVFMLIL; from the coding sequence ATGGAAACAAAGGTACAGACAAATACTTCCATCAACAAACAGGAAAATAATCTAATTTCAAGATTGGCGCTCTTTTTTGCTAAAGTTTCAGAAAAATGGCTGCCTGATTCATTTGTTTTTGCAGTAATTCTTACGGTAATTACTTTTTTAGGCGGCATCGTTATCAATGAAAAAAGCCCGATTGATATGATTACCTATTGGGGCGATGGCTTATGGGGGTTATTAGCATTTACCGCTCAAGTTATTACCACTTTTGTCATGAGCTATGCTTTAGCACTAACCAAGCCGGTTTCTCGGATACTCGAAAATATAGCTAGCAAGTGTAAATCGCCTAATTCAGCAATATTGCTTGTAACATTCACTTCATTAGCAGCTTCCTTTATTAGTTGGGCTTTCGGATTAGTTGTTGCTGGAATTATGGCAAAGCTTGTTGCAAAGAAAGTTCGTGATGTTGATTATCGTGTGCTTGTAGCTGCTGGTTATTCTGGATTTGTTATATGGCAAGGCGGTCTTTCCTCCTCTGCTGCTCTATTTGTGGCTACCAAAGATCATGTTTTTCAGGATCAAATAGGTATCATCCCGACTTCAGAAACGATATTCTCTGCTCTTAATATGTCAATTATAGCCGTGGTCTTTTTTACATTGCCTTTCATTATGAAATTAATACACCCAGCAAGAAAAGAAGATCGATTTATTATTGATCCAAATCTGCTTGATGACTCGATTGAAGAACAGGATGAACAGACGAATTTTGCAAACGATAAGTTAGAAAAAAGCCGTATTATTACAGTTGTGGGAGGAATTCTAGGATTATCCTATTTAGTGATGCATTTTGCTAAAAAAGGTTTTTCTCTGGACTTGAATACCGTAAATCTTATTTTTTTAACTCTTGTGCTTTTATTATTTGGAAATGTTAGAGAGCTTGGAAAAGGTTTAATAAAATCTTCTAGCAGCGTTAGCCAAATTATTTTACAGTACCCTTTTTATGCAGGGATCATGGGGATGATGTCCACATCTGGATTAGCCGAATGGTTATCCAACTTGTTTACTAAATTCTCAACCAGTGCAACACTCCCGTTACTCACATTTTGGTCAGCTGGATTTTTGAATATGTTTATTCCATCAGGAGGAGGACAATGGGTAGTGCAGGCGCCGATTGCCATTCCAGCTGCACTGGAAATGGGAGTTGATCCAGCTAAAATGGTCATGGCTGTTGCTTGGGGCGAATGGAGCAATATGATTCAACCATTTTGGGCAATTCCGCTGCTTGCCATTGCGGGTCTCAGAATTAGAGATATTATGGGGTTTACCACTATAACATTTCTTTATGTAGGTATAGTCGCGTCTGTATTTATGCTAATTTTATGA
- a CDS encoding phosphotransferase family protein — protein sequence MPQNINWSRIEEYLRTELNLMDEARELEIKPFTSGYSNLTYLVRIGQWEGVLRRPPFGELPAKAHDMKREYNLLKKIYSVYPKAPKPLLYCEDTNIMDKHFYVMEFKKGIVLDEYLPADWNNPQIKQQISKAFIQELVDLHNIDVYKNNLDSLGKPEGFLKRQVNGWIQRYRQFKTDDLPFVAKVENWLIDNIPNSTDVTIIHNDFKLNNMIFNPENPNQITAVLDWEMSTIGDPLLDLAISLAYWTEEGDEETGLTAVTNQPGFMTRRELAILYTEASGRDISNLNYYLSFAFYKIAAVLQQIYYRYKLGGVEDERFANLNVGIRNLMLRAEKATHVTIL from the coding sequence GTGCCCCAAAATATTAATTGGAGCCGTATCGAAGAATACTTAAGGACAGAGTTAAATCTAATGGATGAAGCTAGGGAATTGGAGATTAAACCGTTTACTTCGGGATACTCAAATTTAACATATTTGGTGCGCATTGGCCAGTGGGAGGGAGTATTACGAAGGCCTCCTTTTGGAGAATTGCCAGCAAAAGCGCATGATATGAAACGTGAATATAATCTGTTAAAAAAAATTTATTCTGTATACCCAAAAGCGCCAAAACCTTTATTATATTGTGAAGACACGAATATAATGGATAAACACTTTTATGTCATGGAGTTCAAAAAAGGGATTGTATTAGATGAATATCTTCCCGCTGATTGGAACAATCCTCAAATAAAACAGCAGATTTCTAAAGCTTTTATTCAAGAATTAGTCGATTTGCATAATATTGATGTTTATAAAAATAATTTAGATTCGCTGGGAAAACCAGAAGGGTTTTTAAAGCGGCAAGTGAATGGCTGGATTCAACGTTATAGACAATTCAAAACAGATGATTTGCCGTTTGTGGCAAAAGTGGAAAACTGGTTGATTGACAATATACCGAATTCTACAGACGTGACCATTATTCACAATGACTTTAAATTAAATAATATGATATTTAATCCTGAAAACCCTAATCAAATTACTGCCGTATTGGACTGGGAAATGTCGACAATCGGAGATCCTCTTCTGGATCTTGCTATCAGCCTTGCTTATTGGACAGAAGAGGGAGATGAAGAAACCGGCTTGACCGCTGTAACGAATCAACCCGGTTTTATGACAAGGAGAGAGTTGGCCATTTTATATACTGAAGCGTCCGGCAGAGATATTTCAAACCTTAATTATTATCTTAGCTTCGCTTTTTACAAAATAGCTGCAGTGCTGCAGCAAATATATTACCGTTATAAATTAGGGGGAGTAGAGGATGAAAGATTTGCCAACCTTAATGTAGGAATTAGAAATTTAATGTTGCGGGCAGAGAAGGCAACCCACGTCACCATCTTATGA
- a CDS encoding SDR family NAD(P)-dependent oxidoreductase, with translation MDLSRFPSFRLDGKVALVTGGSKGIGLAMACALGIHGANVVIASRNADDLQKVTEDMNNQGLKFSWIQADVTDKESVNYMIEKIIEQHGRLDILVNNAGMNIRKPLIEVEEEDWDQVLNTNLKGIFLVGQAAAKQMIKQRSGKIINISSILGGIGMPFQTSYAASKGGINQLTKVWASELSPYNINVNAIAPAYIKTPMTGAWLQDEERYKEIVRNTMVNRIGEPEDVAGPVVFLASDASNYITGHILYVDGGWTAK, from the coding sequence ATGGATTTAAGTCGTTTTCCTTCCTTTCGGCTAGATGGAAAAGTTGCGCTTGTTACAGGTGGAAGCAAGGGAATTGGTTTAGCGATGGCATGCGCCCTAGGAATTCATGGTGCAAATGTTGTTATTGCCAGCCGCAATGCTGACGATTTGCAAAAAGTTACAGAAGATATGAATAACCAAGGTTTGAAATTCTCATGGATACAAGCAGATGTAACGGATAAAGAAAGTGTCAATTATATGATTGAAAAAATAATTGAACAGCATGGCCGTCTGGACATCTTGGTGAATAATGCCGGGATGAATATTAGAAAGCCGCTTATTGAAGTCGAGGAAGAAGATTGGGATCAAGTATTAAATACGAATTTAAAAGGCATATTTTTAGTCGGCCAAGCAGCCGCAAAACAAATGATAAAACAAAGAAGCGGGAAAATCATTAATATCTCTTCGATACTTGGCGGAATCGGCATGCCATTTCAAACGAGTTATGCAGCTAGCAAGGGAGGCATTAATCAATTAACTAAAGTCTGGGCAAGCGAACTTTCTCCTTACAACATCAATGTGAATGCGATAGCCCCGGCTTATATCAAAACGCCAATGACAGGCGCTTGGCTTCAAGATGAGGAACGATATAAGGAAATAGTTAGGAATACAATGGTGAATCGGATTGGTGAACCTGAAGATGTAGCCGGCCCAGTTGTCTTTCTTGCATCTGACGCATCAAATTATATAACAGGACACATCTTGTACGTAGATGGTGGTTGGACCGCTAAATAA
- a CDS encoding glycosyltransferase family 2 protein produces MRPLVSVVVPTYNRPRSLAELLESLSRQTYRHFEVVLVNDGGERVDDIVALYPELDVHLIHCRDNIGHVEARNIGVKTANGEFVMLCDDDDLLLPSHMERMVAEIADADFVYSDVEIFHYRMENNQRIPTARFLFAYEYDREAMRKFSTYVPSGSLYRKAIHDRLGYFDAYVHHYWDWDFFLRVSATCHVKRVAAASVLYAFADNGDNLSRQMNDKRRMYLNRLSEKHGLGDLPMKNFWLLLEEPEVKKRRAKSEVIWDGSPIVSRLAQLQNRV; encoded by the coding sequence TTGCGTCCCCTTGTATCGGTTGTCGTTCCTACTTATAATCGTCCGCGCTCGCTCGCGGAACTATTAGAGTCATTAAGCAGGCAAACGTATCGGCATTTTGAAGTCGTCCTTGTCAATGACGGCGGCGAGCGCGTCGACGACATTGTCGCGCTATATCCGGAACTTGATGTCCACCTCATTCATTGTCGCGACAATATCGGACATGTCGAGGCGAGAAATATCGGCGTGAAAACGGCAAACGGGGAGTTTGTCATGCTTTGCGATGACGATGATTTACTGCTTCCATCTCATATGGAACGGATGGTCGCGGAAATCGCGGATGCCGATTTCGTCTATTCCGATGTGGAAATTTTTCATTACCGGATGGAAAACAATCAGCGCATCCCGACGGCCCGCTTTTTATTCGCCTATGAATATGACCGAGAAGCGATGCGGAAATTTTCGACCTATGTGCCGTCAGGGAGTTTGTACCGAAAAGCGATTCATGACCGTCTCGGTTACTTCGATGCGTATGTTCACCATTATTGGGACTGGGACTTTTTTTTACGCGTGTCCGCGACATGTCACGTCAAACGTGTCGCGGCGGCGAGCGTATTATACGCTTTTGCGGACAACGGCGACAACTTGTCGCGACAGATGAATGACAAGCGGCGCATGTACTTAAACCGGTTAAGTGAAAAGCATGGGCTTGGCGATTTGCCGATGAAAAACTTTTGGCTGCTTCTTGAAGAGCCGGAAGTGAAAAAGCGGCGCGCCAAAAGCGAAGTGATTTGGGATGGGTCTCCGATCGTATCCAGATTGGCGCAGCTGCAAAATCGTGTGTAA
- a CDS encoding sigma-54 interaction domain-containing protein encodes MKKEGIIIKNLLAEIEKLQKHIQELNTELKELREKICLYEKAINASYDPIFITDKNGYGIKMNEAYTRVTGITEDKLIGRHMKDVVKEGIISESVTLKVLKEKKRVTIIQKVNGKELLVTGNPVFDENGDVSHVVTNLRDISTLKNLEKELNRTKELAEKYLQELRVYQKKEDIISHEGVIANSSQMLNVINLAQKIAPFNSTVLLLGESGVGKEVIANLIQKLSNRSDKPFIKVNCAAIPKELIESELFGYEKGAFTGADSRGRPGLFEQAHTGTIFLDEIGEMPLQLQGKLLRVLQEFEVTRIGGRRTIKIDVRIISATNKDLESLVKRGEFREDLYYRLNIIPIKIPPLRERQEDIPLLANYFLDKANKKYNLNKQLADDALLAMKSYSWPGNVREMQNLIERLVITTESDYINSAHLPFSNQTVSESHTTQKTMKEVIQDIEREMILKAISEYKTTRKAAKILGISQSALVKKMQRLGI; translated from the coding sequence ATGAAAAAGGAGGGGATAATTATTAAAAATTTACTTGCGGAAATAGAGAAACTTCAAAAACATATTCAGGAGCTAAATACTGAACTGAAAGAATTGCGGGAAAAAATATGTCTATACGAGAAAGCGATTAATGCCAGCTATGATCCAATTTTTATAACAGACAAGAATGGATATGGAATAAAAATGAACGAAGCATATACCCGGGTTACAGGCATAACAGAGGATAAATTGATTGGTCGGCACATGAAAGATGTTGTTAAGGAGGGAATTATATCGGAATCAGTTACACTAAAGGTTTTAAAAGAGAAAAAAAGGGTGACAATCATTCAAAAAGTAAACGGGAAAGAACTTTTAGTTACAGGAAATCCGGTTTTTGATGAGAACGGGGATGTTTCTCATGTTGTGACAAATCTCCGAGATATATCAACCTTAAAGAACTTAGAGAAAGAATTAAACAGAACAAAAGAACTTGCAGAGAAATATTTACAGGAACTAAGGGTTTATCAAAAAAAGGAAGATATTATCAGCCATGAGGGAGTTATAGCGAATAGCAGCCAAATGTTAAACGTCATTAATTTAGCGCAGAAAATAGCGCCATTTAACTCAACAGTCTTACTGTTGGGAGAATCGGGTGTTGGGAAAGAAGTTATAGCAAATCTTATTCAGAAATTAAGCAATCGGTCAGATAAACCGTTTATTAAAGTGAATTGTGCTGCCATTCCAAAAGAATTGATTGAATCTGAGTTATTTGGTTATGAAAAAGGTGCTTTTACCGGCGCCGACAGCAGAGGTCGCCCTGGCTTATTCGAACAAGCACACACTGGAACTATATTTCTTGATGAAATTGGGGAAATGCCGCTACAGCTTCAAGGAAAACTCCTAAGAGTATTGCAAGAATTTGAAGTTACCAGAATTGGCGGTCGCCGAACAATTAAAATCGACGTTCGTATAATATCCGCAACTAATAAAGATCTGGAGTCTTTAGTTAAACGTGGCGAATTTCGCGAGGATCTTTATTATAGATTGAATATTATTCCGATTAAAATTCCTCCCCTGCGTGAACGTCAAGAAGACATCCCTCTACTCGCAAATTATTTTTTAGATAAAGCAAACAAAAAATATAATCTTAACAAACAGTTAGCAGATGATGCTTTGCTTGCGATGAAATCGTATTCATGGCCAGGTAATGTTAGAGAGATGCAAAATTTAATTGAACGACTTGTCATTACAACGGAATCAGATTATATCAATTCCGCTCATTTGCCTTTTTCTAATCAAACCGTTTCCGAATCCCATACTACACAAAAAACAATGAAAGAAGTCATTCAAGATATAGAAAGAGAAATGATCTTGAAAGCGATTTCAGAATATAAAACAACAAGAAAAGCAGCAAAGATTCTTGGAATTAGCCAATCCGCTTTAGTAAAAAAAATGCAGCGATTAGGGATATAG
- a CDS encoding acyl-CoA dehydrogenase family protein encodes MYNFSPSPEQKQMIEKAKAFMEEYVYPNEKNMIPHRGLPPEILKPLQQKVKDMGLWAAHMPKEAGGAGLGLVSLALLSEVVGRSPIGPYIFGTMAPDAGNSEILWHAGTEEQKRKYLYPLVNGDIRSCFAMTEPEVSGSDPRLLKATAVLDGDEWVINAHKWFTTGAVGSSFSIVVAKTDPDAPPHKQFSLFIVDHDNPGFEIVREVPVIGDHFTGGHCEVRYTNCRVPKENLLGPRGEGFKLAQLRLGTGRITHAMRWIGIAKRSLDLMIGYALKRETRGKRLADYQTIQNFIADSTVEIEAFRLMTLKAAWMMDAGQEARKEISAIKFFGAQVLHNVIDRAIQVHGALGVTGDTPLEGFYREARTARIYDGPDEVHRMVVARSMIKEFEQNMEGDLCAPKY; translated from the coding sequence ATGTATAATTTCAGCCCATCACCCGAACAAAAACAAATGATCGAAAAAGCTAAAGCATTTATGGAGGAATATGTATATCCAAATGAAAAGAACATGATTCCGCATCGAGGTTTGCCTCCGGAAATCCTTAAACCGCTTCAACAAAAAGTGAAAGATATGGGCCTCTGGGCGGCTCATATGCCAAAAGAAGCTGGGGGAGCGGGCTTAGGGCTTGTCTCTTTAGCATTGCTATCTGAAGTGGTTGGACGCAGCCCTATAGGACCTTATATTTTTGGTACCATGGCTCCTGATGCAGGTAATAGCGAAATATTATGGCACGCAGGTACAGAAGAACAAAAACGTAAATATTTATATCCCCTTGTCAATGGAGATATTCGCTCCTGCTTTGCAATGACGGAGCCTGAAGTATCTGGATCTGATCCAAGGCTTTTAAAAGCAACCGCAGTACTTGATGGAGATGAGTGGGTGATTAATGCACATAAATGGTTTACTACCGGTGCCGTCGGTTCAAGCTTTTCCATTGTTGTGGCAAAGACCGATCCGGATGCTCCACCTCATAAACAGTTTAGCTTGTTTATAGTGGATCATGATAATCCTGGGTTTGAAATTGTCCGGGAGGTCCCGGTTATTGGCGACCATTTCACAGGAGGCCATTGCGAAGTTCGATATACCAATTGCAGAGTTCCAAAAGAAAATTTATTAGGACCACGCGGGGAAGGATTTAAATTAGCTCAGTTGAGGCTTGGTACAGGGCGTATTACACATGCTATGCGCTGGATAGGCATAGCTAAAAGAAGCTTAGATCTAATGATAGGTTATGCATTAAAACGGGAGACACGTGGAAAACGATTAGCCGATTATCAAACAATCCAAAATTTTATTGCGGATTCTACAGTGGAAATTGAAGCTTTCCGTTTAATGACTTTAAAGGCTGCGTGGATGATGGATGCCGGACAGGAGGCAAGAAAAGAAATTTCCGCCATAAAATTTTTTGGCGCCCAAGTTCTTCATAATGTGATTGACAGGGCGATTCAAGTGCACGGGGCTCTTGGGGTAACAGGGGATACTCCGCTTGAAGGATTTTATCGTGAAGCAAGAACTGCGAGAATTTATGACGGACCGGATGAAGTTCATCGTATGGTTGTTGCCCGTTCGATGATCAAAGAGTTTGAGCAAAACATGGAGGGAGATCTCTGTGCCCCAAAATATTAA